Within Amycolatopsis sp. cg5, the genomic segment AAGTGGACTCGATGAACCGGCCGTCGATGAACGGCCGCGTCTCGGGGTCCACTTTGTCCAGTGCGGCGAGCCAGTGCTCGTGGGTCAGAGCCGCCATCGGTCGATCGCCTCCTCGTCGAGCCGGATACCGAGCCCGGGTGTCTGGGGGACTTCCAGCTCACCAGCGGACGTGATCATCACCGGCTCGGCGAGCATGAAGTCGCGCCGCTCGGGTGTCCAGCCGGGTGGGTCCCAGGGGAATTCGAAGTACGGGCCGCCGCCGACACCGGCGGACACGTGCAGGTTCGCCAGCACGCCGATGCCGTTGGTCCAGCTGTGCGGGGTGAACGCGCGGTGCTTGAGCTGCGCGAGCTCGGCCAGCGTCCGGGCGCGGTGCATGCCGACCGCGAGCACGACGTCCATCTGGTACACGTCGAGCACGTCCGCTTCGAGGTACCGCAGCAGCTCGGGCACCGAGTGGTGCATCTCGCCTGCCGCGATCCGCACGCCGGGGTTGTCGGCGCGCAGTGCCCGGAACCCGTCGATGTCCGCGTACGGCAACGGCTCCTCGACCCAGAAAACGTCCAATTCGGACAGTTGCCTGACCAGCCTGCGGGTGCGGACCAGGTCGGTCGCGGCGGCGGTGTCGCCCGCCATCCGCCAGGACTGGTTGAGGTCGACCATGATCTCGAAGTCCGCGCCGAGCGCCTCCCGGACCGCGGTCACCGCCGCGACGCCTTCGCCGATCCGGTCACGGTCGATCCGGATCTTCATCGCCCGGAACCCGGCCTCGCGGGCCCGGAGCGCGGTCTCGACGCGCTCCTCCGGCGGCTTCAATTCGGCCGAGGAAGCATAGGCGCGCAACGACTTCGCGGAGTTGCCGAACAGCGCCGACACGGGCAGCCCGGCGACCTTGCCGATGATGTCCCACAGCGCGACCTCCAGTGGCCAGTAGCTGCCACCGTGGAAGTTGGCCGTTTCGATCGCCTTGACGTGGCGGACGATGTCGAGCGGGTCTTCGCCGAGGAACAGGTGCTTGACCTGCTCGAACCCGGCCATGGTGTCGCCGGAGCCGATCCCGGTGACGCCCTCGTCGGTGTGCACGCGCACGATCGTGGCGTCGAAGTGGCGGCGGGGTTCGGGGTCCCAGGCCGCGCGCAGCGGCGGGTCCAGGTCCAGCCGCAGCCGGTCGAACGTGATGTCGACGATCTTCATCGGGTCACCGCCGTCTTCGCCACCAGCGCCTCGCCGGGCGTGTAGAACGGGTTGGCCGCCCCCGAACGGGCGACGGCGAGCACGTCGTCGACCTTCGGTGTGCCCGCGACGGCGGCGGCCACCGCGCGGAACGCCGCGGCCCGCTGGTTGGCGAACGCCTCGTCGAGGTCGTCCACCGCCGGGTTCACCCAGATCGCGGCGATGATCAGCAGGTTCGCCGCTTCGTCGAGCGGGATGAGATCGCCGAGCGCGTCGGTGACCCCGAGTGCGAGACCGGCCTGCGCGGCGCCCCAGGTCGCCCGCTCGTGCAGCTCGCCGACGGCGGCGGCCTTGGGCACGAACAGTGTCGGCGGCTGGACCGGGACGGACGGCTTGAGCACGGTCACGAACGGCACGTGCCCGGCGCTCGGCGTCGCCAGCGCGGTCGCCCACGCCGTCTCGACCGGGCCGCCGCGCCTGCCCAGCACGATGTTCGTGTGCGCGGCGTTCACGCCGTCGCCGACGAAGGACTCGCCGATGAGCGCGGTGGGCGCGAAAGTCATGGAAACTCCAGCGTCGAAGGGGAAACTCCTTGTGCTCCAGCGAAAGTAAGAGCGTGGGCGGCGGCCGGACAAGGGCGGCGCCGACATTGCAACCCGGGTTGCGCTGCCGCCAACCCGGTGGAGTTAATCTGCGCGGATGACGCCGATACCGCGCAACCAGGGCCACGGGCTGCGCCGTGATCTCGACCTGCTGGAAGCGCTGGCGTCGCCGGAGGCCCAGCGGGCGGGCGGACTCGGTGTCGTCCGCATCGCGCAGGTCACCGGCCGGGAGAAGAGCCTGGTCTCGCGGGCGCTCAAGGCGCTCGCCGAGGAGGGCATCGTCGAGCGCGACCCGGACACGCTGGAGTACCGGCTCGGCTGGCGGCTGTTCTCGCTGGTCGCGCGGACCGTCGAGGACCGGCTGATCAAGGTCGCCGAGCCGGTGATGCACGTGCTCTCGGCCGAGCTGGAGGAGACCAGCCACCTGTGCGTGCTGCGGGACCAGGCGGTGCTGACGCTGCTTTCGGTGTCGGGGCACTCCTACCGCGTGCACGGCTGGGAGGGCCGTGACGTGCCGGCGCACAGCACGTCGGCCGGGCGGATCCTGCTGCTCGACGCGACGCCGGACGAGCTGTACGTGCGGTTCCCGTCGGACGCGGACCTGCTGCCGGGGATGTTCTCGAAGATCCAGCAGGCGCGCCGTGACGGCTTCGCGCAGGTCCGCGAGGAGTTCGAGGCGGGACTCGTCGGGGTGTCCGCGCCGATCAGGGATTTCCGGGGCAGGGTGGTCGCCGCGCTCAACATCTCGGCGCCCGGTGAGCGGCTGGCCGACCGGCTCGAAGCCGCGGGCAGGACGACCGCGCGGGCGGCCGCGAAGGTGTCGGCGCAGCTCGGCTGGGAGGCGCGGCCCAAGCCGCCGGTGACCGCCCGGCTGACCTGAGCGTCCGGTTGGCGTCAACGCAACCAGCGTTGCGAAATCCCCGGATTCCTTGTCGCACCGTCGAATCCGCGCCTAATTTTCCTCATCGCCGAAACAGCGCGGAGGAGCAGCGTGGACATCGACACGATCGCGAAGACCGGTCTCGAGGGCGACCTCGTGCTCGGCGGGACCCGCCGGGAGGCCTCGGACGGGCGCCGGTTCGGCGTCTTCGACCCGGCCACCGCCGAGCTGATCAGGGAGGTCTCGTCGGCGAGCGCCGCCGACGCCGTCGAGGCCGTCGACGTGGCGGCCGCCGCGGCCGGGCCGTGGCGGGACACGCCGGCGCGGCGCCGGTCGGAGATCCTGCACCGGGCGTTCGAGGCCATGCGCGAGCACGCCGAACCGCTGGCCAGGCTGATCACGCTGGAGAACGGCAAGGCCTACCGTGACGCGTTCGCCGAGGTCGGCTACGCGGCCGAGTTCTTCCGCTGGTTCGCCGAGGAGGCGGTCCGCGTCGGCTCGTCGTTCGGCGACGCGCCGGGCGGCGGCTTCCGGCACGTGGTGCGCCGCGTCCCCGCCGGGGTGACCGCGTTCGTCACACCGTGGAACTTCCCGGCGGCGATGGCGGCGCGCAAGATCGCGCCCGCGCTCGCGGCGGGCTGCCCGGTACTGCTCAAGCCCGCGCCGGACACGCCGCTGACCGCGCTGGCGATCGCCGCGCTGCTGACCGAGGCGGGGTTGCCCGGCGGTGTCTGCACCGTGCTGCCGACCGACCGCGCCGCCGAGGTCGTCGGCGCGTGGCTGAGTGACGAGCGAGTGCGGAAGTTCTCGTTCACCGGGTCGACCGAGACCGGCACGCTGCTGCTCAAGCAGGCGGCGGACAACGTCGTGAACGTGACCATGGAGCTCGGCGGCAACGCCCCGTTCATCGTCTGCGAGGACGCCGACGTCGACGCGGCCGTGGCCGGCGCGATGGACGCGAAGATGCGCGGCGGGGGAGAGGTCTGCATCGCCGCGAACCGGTTCTACGTGCACGAATCGGTCGCCGAGGAGTTCACCGCCAAGCTCGCGGCCGCGATGTCGTCCGTCCACATCGGACCCGGCATGGCCGAGGGCGTCACACTCGGCCCGATGGTCAACGCCGCCGCCGTGACCAAGATCGGCGCACTCGTCGACGACGCGCTCGCGCGGGGCGCGCACCTGGTCGCGCGCGGAGAACACCCCGAATCGCCGGGCTGGTTCTACCCCGCGACCGTCCTCAATGGAGTGCCGGACGACGCGGAGATCCTGCGCACCGAGGTGTTCGGGCCGGTCGCGCCGGTGCTCGTCTACACCGACGAGGCCGAGATGCTCGCCCGTGCCAACGACACGGTCCACGGCCTCGCCGCCTACGTCTACGCCGCCGACCTCGGGCACGCGCTGCGGGTCGCCGACCGGCTCGAAACCGGCATGGTCGGCGTCAACCGCGGGCTCATCTCCGACCCGGCCGCGCCGTTCGGCGGCGTGAAGAAGTCCGGCCTCGGCCGCGAGGGCGGCCGCGAAGGCATCGAAGCGTTCCTCGAAACCCGGTACTACGCCGTCGATTGGCCCCTCGACTAGAACAGGAATCCGACCATGGCAGTGTCGCCTGGCACCGAATCGACCGTCCGCGGGCTGCGGACGAAGCTCAACCTGGCCACGCAAGTCGGCCAGGGGATCGACGGGTACATCCTCGGCGGGATCGGCGCGGCGTTGCCCGCGATCACCACCGACCTGGCGGTGTCCGACTGGATGGCGGGCCTGATCGGCGCGTCGGCGCTGGTCGGCATCTTCCTCGGCGGGCCGCTGTTCGGCTGGTTCGCCGACCGCTACGGCCGCCGGATCGTCTTCCTGACCGACATGCTGATCTTCCTGATCGGTTCGGTCGCCCAGTTCTTCGTCGCCGACGCCTGGCAGCTGTTCGTCATCCGGCTGCTGATGGGCATCGCGATCGGCGGCGAGTACGCCATCGGCGCACCACTGCTCTCGGAGTACGCGCCGAAGCACAACCGGGGCAAGCTGCTGGCCAGCCTCGAAGTCAGCTGGTACGTCGGCTACATGCTGGCGTTCGCCGTCGGCTACGCGTTGTCCGAAGTGGACGGAGGATGGCGCTGGACGCTGGGCAGCAGCACGATCATCGCGATCGTCTGCGTGTCACTGCGCGGCTGCTGAGCAAGGGCCGCCGTGACGAGGCCGAGCAGCTGATCCGGAAGTTCGGCCTGGACGTCGACGTCGCGACCGAACTCGCCGACGCGGAAGGCCGCAACAGCCTGCGTGCCCTGTTCACCCGCGAACACCGGCGCAGCACCTTGTTCGCCAGCACCTTCTGGGCCGCGCTGGTGTTGCCCTACTTCGCGATCGGCACGTTCTCACCGCAGGTGCTCACCGCGCTCGGCTTCGGCGACAACGCGCTCGCGGGTTCGTTGGCCAGCAACGGTTTCGCGGTGCTCGGTGTGGCGACCGGCTGCCTGCTGGTCGAACGGATCGGCCGCCGCAGGCTCCTCATCCCGCCGTTCTGGATCACCGCGGTCGCGCTCGCCGTGATCGGGGTGTGGCCGTCGGCGCCGATCGTCGTCGTGGTCCTGTGCTTCCTGGTGTTCTCGTTCCTGAACGCGGCGTCGAGCGCGCTGACCGCGGTGTACCCGCTCGAGGTGTTCCCGACGGCGATCCGCAGCACCGGGGTGGGCTTCGCGACGGCGATGAGCCGGGTCGGCGCGGCGATCGGGACGTTCCTGTTCCCGTTGTCGCTGCACCATCTCGGTGTCGGGCCGACACTGCTGATCGGGGCGGCCGTGCTCGCGGCGGGCGGCCTGGTCTCGCAACGGCTCGCCCCGGAGACCACCGGCCTCGACCTGAGCCACGCTTCGCGCGCGGCACACCGCCTTCCGGTGCCGTGACGGCCTTATCCGGTCAGGCAGTGCTGGACGAGGGGGCCGTAGGTGGCGGCCACCTCGTCGGCGGAGGCGGACGCGATCGGCTCGAGGCGCACGAGGTAGCGGGCCACCGCGATGCCGAGGAGCTGGACGTTGACCATGCCCGCCCGTGTCGCGGCGTCCGAACCGCCGAGCAGCGTGACGATGCGGTCGGTGAGCTCCCGGTCGATGAACTCGCGCATCAGCGCCGCGGACCGCTCGTCGGCGGGCGCCGACCTGGTCAGCATCGCCAGCGGGGTCCGGCCTGACTTGTCGAGGTTCTCGACGAGGGTGCGGACGACGCGTTCGCCGAGCGTGCCGAGGTCGCCGGTGAAGAGCGAGTCGATGGCGGGCGGGACGGCCTCCGACATCTCGATCACGGCGCTGAACAGGCCTTGTTTGGTGCGGAAGAAGTAGAACACCATCGCCGGGTCGACCTCGGCCGCGGTGGCGATGGCGCGCACGGTCGTGCCCGCGTAGCCGTGTGCGCCGAACAGTTCGCGCGCGGTTTCGAGTATCCGCTGCCTGCTCTCCGCGCCGGAGCGCCAGCGGCCGGGGCGGCGGTGGGTGTCGGGTTCTGTCATGGCCGCCCGAGCGTAGCACCCATTTCTTCACCGGTGATGAAGTTTGCGTGTACCGTGTTTTTCATCAGGCGGTGAAGAATGGGGGACGGCATGAGGGTAGTGGTGATCGGTGCTGGTCCGGGCGGGTTGACGCTCGCGCACGGGCTACGCCGCGCGGGGATCGACGTCGCCGTGTACGAGCGCGACGGCGAACTGGGGCGGCCGCAGGGGATCAGCCTGCACATCGACGAGCGCGGTATGTCGGCGCTGCGAGCGTGCCTGCCACCCGCGCAGGCCGCGACGGTGGAGGCCACCGCGGGCGGCCTGCGCGAACGCACGCTGGAATTGTCCGAAGTGGACGGCAGGCTGACCGTCGTGGGAACCCGGCCGTCGGGTGCGCTGCCCGGCCGTCAAGTGCATCGGCCGCTGCTGCGAGAGGTGTTGTTGACGGGCTTGGGCGACGTGGTTCGCTTTGGGGCGGAGTTCGAGCGGTTCGAGCACCGACCCGACGGCACGGTCGGGGTGTGGTTCGCCGACGGTCACACGGATACAGCGGATGTGCTGGTCGGCGCGGACGGCATCGGTTCGACGGTGCGTAGGCAGTATCTGCCCGACGTACGGGTCGTCGACACCGGACGGCGGATGATCATGGGTGCGACCCCGTTGCGAGCTGTCGATGGGACCGGACTGTCCGAACTGATCGGTCACGATCCCGCCAGTGTGCGAGCCGGTGGGACGATGATGGCGTTGGGCGTGCTGCGTTTCGCCGAGCCGCAGATGGTCGAGGACTACGTGATGTGGGCGCTGCCCGTCGTGCGCGAGCGGCTCGGATCGGCTGATCCGTGGGTCTGCGCCGAGGAACTGGCCGCGTCCTTGCCGTCGGTGCTGCGGACCGTCGTCGCCGAGGCTTGGCGAGACCTCACGGTCGCGCTGCGCATCGGAACCATCCCGCCGATGCCGCCCTGGCAGCCCGGCCCGGTGACGCTCATCGGCGACGCCATCCACCTGGCGCCGGGTTTCGGCGCCAATCTGGCGATGCGGGACGCGCGGTGGCTGAGCGAAGCGCTCGCCGAGGCGCGCCGCGGCGACCTGCTCGAAGCGATCGGCGGCTACGAGAACACGATGCGCCACCACAACTTCGCGGCGGTGACGGCGTGAGCATAGGGATGCTGACCGAGAAGTCCCTGTCGTTGTTCGACGCGGTGGGTGGCTGGCGCACGGTCGCGGAGGGTGTCGCGTCGCGGGTGGTGTTCCTGGTGGCGTATCAGCTGACCGGGCAGGTGGGACTGTCCGCGCTGATCGCGGTCGGCGGGGTGCTCGTGCTGGCCGTGGTGCGGCTGTGCACCGGCGGCAAGAGCTGGCAGCCGGTGCTCGGCCTGGTCGTGGTCGGTGCGTCCGCGCTGCTGGCCGGTGGGACGGGACGCGCGGTCGACTTCTACCTGTCCGCCATCGTGCTGCAGGCATCGGGCTTCGTCCTGTTCGGACTGTCCATTGTGGTGCGCCGGCCGCTGATCGGGCTGGTGATGGCCAAGGTGCGTGGTGAAGGCCGCGCTGGGCGGCAGGACCGGCGTTATTACCTGTGCACGGCGCTGTTCCTGGCGAAGTTCGCCATCGCGTCGGCGGTTCTGGTGCCGCTGTACTCGGCCGGCGCGGTGATCCCGCTCGGCGTCGCCGCCACTGTGCTGGGTGGCGCGCCGGCGGCGGGCGCCTGCGTTTACCTGTGCTGGCGGATCCTGCGTTCAGCGCGAGAGGTGAACTCCGATGCCGTCTAAGAGGAAATCCAGGCCGATGCGGAAGGTTTCGTCGGCGTCCAGATGCGCGGCGTCGTGCACGACCGTGGCCAGCGCGGGGAACCGGCCGGTCGCGAAGGTCCGCGTCAGGTAGGGGCCGAACGCCCGCTGCCACGCCCGTTGGTCCATGCCGCTGGCTCGCTCGGCGCGCCGCTCGCCGATCTCCCGCCGGACCGCGCCGATCACGTACGAGTCGACCGCGCCGACCACCGGCATGACGTCGTCCACCTGGACCGCGCCCAGTCCGGCCGCCACGGCCTCACCCCTGGCCAGCGCGTTCGGCCCGAGCTGGGGCCGCCCGCCGATCAGGTCGGCGAACCATTCGTGCCGGTGGACGGCCTGGCGGGTGGACTCGGCGAGCGAGCGCAGCACTTCGCGCCATCCGGTACCTGACGGCCTGATCTCGGCGTAGATCGCGTCGACCATCAGGTCGAGCAGCTCTTCCTTGGTGGCGATGTAGCCGTAGAGGCGCATCGGCCCGGCGTCCAGCACGCCCGCGACCTTGCGCAGCGACACCGCGTCGAGGCCGTCCGCGTCGGCCAGCGCGATCGCGGCCCGCACGATCGCCTCCCTGCTCAGCGGGGCCAAAGCCGGTCGACTCGGCGGCTCCGGCCGCTCCCACACCACCATGCGGGTGACAATACACCGCATCCTTCGATACACTGTATCGCGACCAATACAGTGTATCGATTTCTTGGGGGACCCATGCCCATCGCCATCGTCGGAGCCGGAATGGGCGGACTCGCGCTCGCCAGGGTGCTGCACGTGCACGGCATCGAATCCGTTGTGTACGAACGAGAATCCTCGCGTGACGCACGCGGCCAAGGCGGCATGCTCGACATCCATTCCGGCCAGCGCGCGCTGCGCGAGGCCGGGCTGCTCGACCAGTTCTTCACCATCGCCCGCGGCGAAGGCCAGGACATGCGCCTGCTCCGGCCGGACGGCACGTTGCTGCTCCAAGAGGACACCCCGGACGACGCCCCGCTCCTGCGACCCGAGGTCGACCGCGCCGATCTGCGCGACCTCCTGCTGGATTCCCTGCCCGAAGGCACGGTCCGCTGGGGACACGCTTTCGCGTCCGCAGGCGAGGGAGTGCTGCGTTTCGCCGACGGCGGCAGCGCGTCGTACGACCTCCTGGTCGGCGCGGACGGCGCGCAGTCGCGGGTCCGCGCGCTCCTCACCGACGCCCG encodes:
- a CDS encoding formaldehyde-activating enzyme, with product MTFAPTALIGESFVGDGVNAAHTNIVLGRRGGPVETAWATALATPSAGHVPFVTVLKPSVPVQPPTLFVPKAAAVGELHERATWGAAQAGLALGVTDALGDLIPLDEAANLLIIAAIWVNPAVDDLDEAFANQRAAAFRAVAAAVAGTPKVDDVLAVARSGAANPFYTPGEALVAKTAVTR
- a CDS encoding MFS transporter — protein: MALDAGQQHDHRDRLRVTARLLSKGRRDEAEQLIRKFGLDVDVATELADAEGRNSLRALFTREHRRSTLFASTFWAALVLPYFAIGTFSPQVLTALGFGDNALAGSLASNGFAVLGVATGCLLVERIGRRRLLIPPFWITAVALAVIGVWPSAPIVVVVLCFLVFSFLNAASSALTAVYPLEVFPTAIRSTGVGFATAMSRVGAAIGTFLFPLSLHHLGVGPTLLIGAAVLAAGGLVSQRLAPETTGLDLSHASRAAHRLPVP
- a CDS encoding mandelate racemase/muconate lactonizing enzyme family protein, translated to MKIVDITFDRLRLDLDPPLRAAWDPEPRRHFDATIVRVHTDEGVTGIGSGDTMAGFEQVKHLFLGEDPLDIVRHVKAIETANFHGGSYWPLEVALWDIIGKVAGLPVSALFGNSAKSLRAYASSAELKPPEERVETALRAREAGFRAMKIRIDRDRIGEGVAAVTAVREALGADFEIMVDLNQSWRMAGDTAAATDLVRTRRLVRQLSELDVFWVEEPLPYADIDGFRALRADNPGVRIAAGEMHHSVPELLRYLEADVLDVYQMDVVLAVGMHRARTLAELAQLKHRAFTPHSWTNGIGVLANLHVSAGVGGGPYFEFPWDPPGWTPERRDFMLAEPVMITSAGELEVPQTPGLGIRLDEEAIDRWRL
- a CDS encoding IclR family transcriptional regulator, whose amino-acid sequence is MTPIPRNQGHGLRRDLDLLEALASPEAQRAGGLGVVRIAQVTGREKSLVSRALKALAEEGIVERDPDTLEYRLGWRLFSLVARTVEDRLIKVAEPVMHVLSAELEETSHLCVLRDQAVLTLLSVSGHSYRVHGWEGRDVPAHSTSAGRILLLDATPDELYVRFPSDADLLPGMFSKIQQARRDGFAQVREEFEAGLVGVSAPIRDFRGRVVAALNISAPGERLADRLEAAGRTTARAAAKVSAQLGWEARPKPPVTARLT
- a CDS encoding FAD-dependent oxidoreductase produces the protein MRVVVIGAGPGGLTLAHGLRRAGIDVAVYERDGELGRPQGISLHIDERGMSALRACLPPAQAATVEATAGGLRERTLELSEVDGRLTVVGTRPSGALPGRQVHRPLLREVLLTGLGDVVRFGAEFERFEHRPDGTVGVWFADGHTDTADVLVGADGIGSTVRRQYLPDVRVVDTGRRMIMGATPLRAVDGTGLSELIGHDPASVRAGGTMMALGVLRFAEPQMVEDYVMWALPVVRERLGSADPWVCAEELAASLPSVLRTVVAEAWRDLTVALRIGTIPPMPPWQPGPVTLIGDAIHLAPGFGANLAMRDARWLSEALAEARRGDLLEAIGGYENTMRHHNFAAVTA
- a CDS encoding MFS transporter, with amino-acid sequence MAVSPGTESTVRGLRTKLNLATQVGQGIDGYILGGIGAALPAITTDLAVSDWMAGLIGASALVGIFLGGPLFGWFADRYGRRIVFLTDMLIFLIGSVAQFFVADAWQLFVIRLLMGIAIGGEYAIGAPLLSEYAPKHNRGKLLASLEVSWYVGYMLAFAVGYALSEVDGGWRWTLGSSTIIAIVCVSLRGC
- a CDS encoding DUF3159 domain-containing protein; protein product: MSIGMLTEKSLSLFDAVGGWRTVAEGVASRVVFLVAYQLTGQVGLSALIAVGGVLVLAVVRLCTGGKSWQPVLGLVVVGASALLAGGTGRAVDFYLSAIVLQASGFVLFGLSIVVRRPLIGLVMAKVRGEGRAGRQDRRYYLCTALFLAKFAIASAVLVPLYSAGAVIPLGVAATVLGGAPAAGACVYLCWRILRSAREVNSDAV
- a CDS encoding NAD-dependent succinate-semialdehyde dehydrogenase, producing the protein MDIDTIAKTGLEGDLVLGGTRREASDGRRFGVFDPATAELIREVSSASAADAVEAVDVAAAAAGPWRDTPARRRSEILHRAFEAMREHAEPLARLITLENGKAYRDAFAEVGYAAEFFRWFAEEAVRVGSSFGDAPGGGFRHVVRRVPAGVTAFVTPWNFPAAMAARKIAPALAAGCPVLLKPAPDTPLTALAIAALLTEAGLPGGVCTVLPTDRAAEVVGAWLSDERVRKFSFTGSTETGTLLLKQAADNVVNVTMELGGNAPFIVCEDADVDAAVAGAMDAKMRGGGEVCIAANRFYVHESVAEEFTAKLAAAMSSVHIGPGMAEGVTLGPMVNAAAVTKIGALVDDALARGAHLVARGEHPESPGWFYPATVLNGVPDDAEILRTEVFGPVAPVLVYTDEAEMLARANDTVHGLAAYVYAADLGHALRVADRLETGMVGVNRGLISDPAAPFGGVKKSGLGREGGREGIEAFLETRYYAVDWPLD
- a CDS encoding TetR/AcrR family transcriptional regulator produces the protein MVVWERPEPPSRPALAPLSREAIVRAAIALADADGLDAVSLRKVAGVLDAGPMRLYGYIATKEELLDLMVDAIYAEIRPSGTGWREVLRSLAESTRQAVHRHEWFADLIGGRPQLGPNALARGEAVAAGLGAVQVDDVMPVVGAVDSYVIGAVRREIGERRAERASGMDQRAWQRAFGPYLTRTFATGRFPALATVVHDAAHLDADETFRIGLDFLLDGIGVHLSR
- a CDS encoding TetR family transcriptional regulator produces the protein MTEPDTHRRPGRWRSGAESRQRILETARELFGAHGYAGTTVRAIATAAEVDPAMVFYFFRTKQGLFSAVIEMSEAVPPAIDSLFTGDLGTLGERVVRTLVENLDKSGRTPLAMLTRSAPADERSAALMREFIDRELTDRIVTLLGGSDAATRAGMVNVQLLGIAVARYLVRLEPIASASADEVAATYGPLVQHCLTG